Proteins from a genomic interval of Sphingobacterium sp. SYP-B4668:
- the sov gene encoding T9SS outer membrane translocon Sov/SprA yields MKTNIYLVLAFFLIFPYEGVIGQTIRSAQQKEPDSTAIPYRFEDNPFLNIHKKYNPFSLDYPSNIQREIKYDTESRQYILKEKLGGKQYRPPMYLTLPEFRDYEAKRTQKNYWEELADKSLLEERRRRLFPVIEIESPAFERIFGSNKIDLIPRGSADITLMGQYNNNANPMFDETKRKQWGFDFDQQINMNLTGHIGTRVKVNANFNSSAQFDFENQIRFDYVAKDDDILRRLEVGNVSMPLNSTLIQGVQSLFGVKAQMQFGNLKFTGLLSQQRSRQKEITITNGAQESEFTLQADNYEANQHYFLAQYFRDNYNKTLALAPLINTTINITQVEVWMSNRSNSYEDARDVMALMDLGENSPYNTQVIAGRPTPSGFPSSGIPNESNPAVSNNLLELLGNNGRPTNGTFVQNLFGGSGGNDNYAKMTYARKLVENRDYTVERKLGYISLNLPLNADQILAVAYRYTANGREYQVGEFSSDRPVTPSNPEMLYAKLLKNEVLKTKLPTWDLMMKNIYALGAYNVSNSNFILQIYRTENESGTERPAIYEGQRTTEKTWLELTGLDRLNQQQAQIPDGYFDYIENITIEPKRGKLIFPVVEPFGRDLASQFVTGAEQALIDKYTFPELYDSTKVAAQQQFPTKNRYRIKGRYNSAMGTEYQIGAFNITRGSIQVMAGGAMLQEGVDYTIDYEIGRLRILNEALMLSGQPIRVTVEDDAMYNLQQKTLMGGRFDYLVNDNLQVGATIMNLTEKPLTEKVNIGEEPMSNTMLGADLSYNAPSRWLTRMIDKLPFLSTKEESSISFYGEFAKLIPGHPKGLDTENGRTGTTYIDDFENSVSYIDLKNQYSWQISGTPRMFSESALTDNLQYGYNRALLAFYNIDPIFYRNNSLTPNNITTSELSDHRVREVGEKEVFPNKDTRSGQNEWLQTLDLAFYPTLRGPYNYTTTGINNDGTLANPKSRWGGMFRKIDNTDFEAQNIEFIEMWMMDPALTNPNKDGGDIYFNLGSISEDILKDGRKSLENSISPIGDMSQVDQTNWGRVTKNQPVVQAFDNDSQSRERQDVGLDGLNDADESTFHGSFLSQLQGILNPTALDDLRNDPSSDNYMYFRSQQMDQQAAGILKRYQRYNGVDGNSKTNEQSQRDFGVETSASTLLPDGEDVNRDNNMNEIDEYYQYRISLRPQDLIVGKNHIVDEQITKVKLVNDAEVDVKWYKFRIPLTQYESKFGDIQDFKSIRFVRTFLTNFADTAIVRLAKMQLVKGEWRRYNAENNPSKVISDYSMGVVASDNSIFDVANISVEENGNRDPIPYIQPPGINRQVDWTNNNYNVRLNEQALSMDVLNLRDGYGRGTYKTSSHDFRPYGRIEMFIHAEGQNLRNGDAHAFLRVGTDDRYNYYEYDMPLFVTPYGTTSPDLIWPNENRMNIQIRLFQDAKLARDKATLNGQPWPLDVPFEYKDGNNIITVVGAPDISKVRYYMMGVRNPLKGSSSSSPNDDGSDISGSFWFNELRLTDFDDKGGWAATARLNLKLADFANVSVSGTKSSIGFGYLSQRMNERSRNEDLYFDFMSNAELGKFFPRDFGLVIPFYFSYSKQTSTPEYNPLNPDIELNSALANLSRNQQDSLLRLVQDYTTRKSFSLTNVRKIRMNNERPIRPWDIENFSATYAFSAYNHRDYSVASSIQKNYRAALDYNFSNSSVKFIEPLKNVIKSDYLKILKDFNFNLMPSLINFRVDVNRIYSENTIRDNTSDNVLPTLYNKNFDMSRIYGISWDLTKSLRLDFNATNYSIIDEPDGRVNGVKRDTMWNNFWKMGRTTDYNHMLNIAYTLPISKLPYLDWVNVITRYGAQFNWQSEPLLSLRSPDINIGNSIQNNRTIQVNPSLNMVGLYNKFGFIRRNSGRNAKGSNAFLVQLLTSIRKIDGAYTKIEGTYLPGYLPKTKAFGYDFDANAPGWGFLFGSQSDILQRAINNDWLSTDSMQTQMFTRSFAENLSLVANLEPVKGLRIDLTAARTDNYNYTATVQFNSTTNAFESVTPYTTGNYSITQIAISTVFKDHQALFQKFEENRMTISHRLAEINPNSVGSATDFYADGYGKAQQDVVVNSFLSTYLGKNISKEKLSSTPRFPLPNWRISYNGLNKIPGLEDIFTSLTVLHSYASQYTISGYNSVIRYEEKSDAPSARDVNGNFLPENQFQQISIIDQFVPLLGLDARFKNNLSATSEYRRNRNLNFSLQNSQMAMMTEEAFVLGIGYRKNNFRLPFGWFSDRKMNSDLNFKLDVAINDRKTMVYRSDLNRSEISAGNKSISFNPTLDYMINQMYNIRLFLNTNSVKPYTSQNYATSYTNFGINLRIMFQ; encoded by the coding sequence TTGAAGACAAACATCTACTTAGTTCTTGCGTTTTTCTTGATCTTTCCATACGAAGGCGTAATTGGACAAACCATACGGTCGGCTCAACAAAAAGAGCCGGACTCTACTGCTATTCCCTACCGCTTTGAAGACAATCCTTTTCTTAATATCCATAAAAAGTACAATCCATTTTCGTTGGATTATCCCAGCAATATTCAAAGGGAGATTAAATATGATACAGAATCCCGTCAATATATTTTAAAAGAAAAATTAGGCGGCAAGCAATACCGCCCACCGATGTATCTTACCCTTCCCGAATTTAGAGACTACGAGGCAAAGCGTACACAAAAGAACTATTGGGAAGAGCTAGCTGACAAAAGTCTTCTGGAAGAACGTCGGAGACGCCTATTTCCGGTTATCGAAATAGAGAGTCCTGCTTTTGAAAGAATATTTGGCAGCAACAAGATTGACCTCATTCCTAGAGGAAGTGCAGACATCACCTTGATGGGGCAATATAACAACAATGCCAACCCCATGTTTGATGAGACCAAACGTAAGCAATGGGGATTTGACTTTGATCAACAGATTAACATGAATCTAACGGGTCATATCGGGACGCGTGTAAAGGTCAATGCCAACTTCAACTCATCTGCACAATTTGATTTTGAAAATCAAATCCGCTTCGACTATGTAGCCAAAGATGACGATATCTTACGGAGACTGGAGGTGGGTAATGTATCGATGCCACTTAATTCGACTTTAATCCAAGGGGTCCAATCTTTATTCGGGGTGAAGGCACAAATGCAATTCGGTAATCTAAAATTCACCGGACTACTCTCGCAACAGCGATCCCGACAGAAAGAAATCACCATTACAAATGGTGCTCAGGAAAGTGAATTTACGTTACAGGCAGATAATTATGAGGCCAATCAACACTATTTTTTAGCGCAATATTTCAGGGACAATTACAACAAGACGCTGGCACTTGCACCATTGATCAATACGACCATCAATATTACTCAAGTGGAGGTATGGATGAGCAATCGATCTAATTCATATGAGGATGCGCGTGATGTGATGGCTTTGATGGATTTAGGAGAGAACTCGCCTTACAACACACAAGTGATAGCAGGTAGACCCACCCCATCTGGATTCCCATCCTCAGGTATCCCGAATGAGAGCAACCCCGCTGTCTCCAATAATCTCTTGGAATTATTAGGAAATAATGGCAGACCGACCAATGGAACATTTGTACAGAATCTCTTTGGGGGATCTGGAGGGAATGATAACTATGCGAAGATGACCTACGCTAGAAAGCTGGTCGAAAACAGAGACTATACGGTAGAGCGCAAACTGGGATATATATCCTTGAATCTCCCCCTTAACGCTGACCAAATCTTAGCGGTGGCCTATCGGTATACTGCAAATGGCAGGGAGTACCAAGTTGGGGAGTTTAGTTCCGATCGTCCAGTAACTCCGTCTAATCCAGAAATGCTCTATGCTAAATTATTGAAGAATGAGGTCTTAAAGACGAAGTTGCCGACATGGGACTTGATGATGAAAAACATCTATGCGCTAGGCGCTTACAATGTCTCGAACTCGAACTTTATCCTTCAAATATACCGTACGGAAAATGAGAGCGGAACGGAGCGCCCGGCTATCTATGAGGGTCAACGCACCACTGAAAAGACTTGGCTAGAACTCACGGGGTTAGATCGATTAAACCAGCAACAGGCGCAAATCCCAGATGGATACTTTGATTACATCGAAAACATCACGATAGAACCAAAAAGAGGAAAACTAATCTTTCCGGTAGTTGAGCCTTTTGGCAGAGATTTGGCGAGTCAATTTGTCACGGGAGCCGAACAGGCACTGATTGATAAGTACACTTTTCCGGAGCTATACGACTCGACCAAAGTCGCAGCTCAACAACAATTTCCAACAAAAAACCGGTACCGCATCAAAGGTCGCTACAACTCGGCAATGGGTACAGAATACCAAATCGGAGCATTCAACATCACCAGAGGATCTATACAAGTAATGGCCGGTGGCGCCATGTTACAGGAGGGAGTAGATTACACCATAGATTACGAAATTGGTCGATTGAGGATATTGAACGAAGCTTTGATGCTTTCAGGCCAACCAATCCGCGTAACGGTAGAAGATGATGCAATGTACAACCTTCAGCAAAAAACCTTGATGGGTGGCCGATTTGACTACTTGGTAAACGACAACTTGCAAGTGGGGGCTACCATCATGAACTTAACGGAAAAACCCTTGACTGAGAAGGTCAATATTGGTGAAGAGCCTATGTCCAATACCATGCTGGGTGCAGACCTTTCCTACAATGCTCCATCTCGCTGGCTTACTCGGATGATTGATAAACTTCCATTCTTGAGCACAAAAGAAGAGTCCAGTATTTCCTTCTATGGAGAGTTTGCAAAATTGATCCCGGGACATCCAAAGGGCTTGGATACGGAAAATGGCCGCACAGGAACTACTTATATCGACGACTTTGAAAACAGTGTTTCCTATATTGACCTCAAAAACCAATACAGCTGGCAGATATCGGGTACACCACGGATGTTTTCGGAATCTGCATTGACAGATAATCTACAGTATGGCTATAACAGAGCTCTTTTGGCTTTCTACAACATAGATCCTATTTTCTACAGAAACAACAGCCTAACACCAAACAATATCACCACCAGTGAACTCTCAGACCACCGTGTCCGCGAAGTTGGCGAAAAGGAGGTATTCCCCAATAAGGATACTCGCTCGGGGCAGAATGAATGGTTACAGACGTTAGATCTAGCCTTCTACCCTACATTACGCGGGCCATATAACTATACGACTACTGGTATTAATAACGACGGTACCCTTGCCAATCCAAAAAGCAGGTGGGGTGGCATGTTCAGAAAAATCGATAATACCGACTTCGAGGCGCAAAATATTGAATTCATAGAGATGTGGATGATGGATCCGGCCTTGACCAACCCGAATAAGGATGGTGGAGATATTTATTTTAACTTAGGAAGTATATCGGAAGACATTTTGAAAGATGGTCGCAAATCGCTAGAAAACTCGATTTCTCCAATTGGCGACATGTCTCAGGTGGACCAAACTAACTGGGGTCGTGTCACTAAAAATCAACCCGTAGTACAAGCTTTTGATAACGATAGCCAAAGTCGAGAACGACAAGACGTGGGTTTAGACGGATTGAATGATGCCGACGAATCAACTTTTCATGGTAGCTTCCTCTCTCAATTGCAGGGAATCTTAAACCCTACGGCGTTGGATGACCTACGTAATGACCCATCAAGCGACAATTACATGTATTTTCGTAGCCAGCAGATGGACCAACAGGCTGCAGGTATATTGAAACGATACCAGCGGTACAATGGTGTGGATGGCAACTCCAAAACGAATGAGCAATCACAACGGGACTTTGGTGTGGAAACATCTGCTAGCACGTTGCTTCCTGATGGCGAAGATGTCAACAGAGACAATAACATGAACGAGATTGATGAATACTATCAGTATCGCATCTCGTTACGTCCGCAAGACTTAATCGTTGGTAAAAACCATATTGTGGATGAACAGATAACGAAAGTAAAATTGGTCAATGACGCGGAAGTGGATGTAAAGTGGTACAAGTTCCGTATCCCATTGACGCAGTATGAAAGCAAATTTGGCGATATACAGGATTTCAAATCCATCCGCTTTGTTCGTACATTTTTGACAAATTTTGCGGACACGGCTATTGTAAGGTTGGCGAAGATGCAATTGGTGAAAGGTGAATGGAGAAGATATAATGCGGAGAACAATCCATCTAAAGTCATAAGCGACTACTCCATGGGAGTTGTAGCTTCAGACAATTCTATCTTTGATGTGGCCAATATCAGTGTGGAAGAAAATGGTAATCGAGACCCTATCCCTTACATCCAGCCCCCTGGAATTAATAGACAAGTAGATTGGACGAACAACAACTATAACGTCCGTCTCAATGAACAAGCGCTTAGCATGGATGTATTGAACCTACGGGACGGCTATGGGCGTGGAACATACAAAACTTCATCGCATGACTTTAGACCTTACGGTCGTATTGAAATGTTCATCCACGCAGAAGGACAGAATCTCAGAAATGGAGATGCTCATGCATTCTTGCGGGTGGGTACCGATGACCGCTACAACTACTACGAGTACGACATGCCACTATTTGTCACTCCGTATGGTACAACATCACCTGATTTGATTTGGCCCAATGAGAATAGGATGAATATCCAAATCCGCCTGTTCCAAGATGCCAAACTCGCGCGTGACAAGGCGACACTTAATGGACAACCATGGCCACTGGATGTACCTTTTGAATACAAAGATGGAAACAATATTATCACAGTAGTGGGTGCGCCAGATATCAGCAAGGTGCGCTATTACATGATGGGCGTACGTAATCCATTGAAAGGTAGCTCCTCGAGCTCTCCAAATGATGATGGCAGTGATATTTCGGGTTCATTTTGGTTCAATGAACTTCGCCTTACAGACTTTGATGACAAAGGTGGCTGGGCAGCTACTGCTCGATTGAATTTGAAATTAGCCGACTTTGCGAATGTCTCGGTATCGGGCACCAAATCGTCAATAGGATTTGGATATCTTTCGCAACGGATGAATGAACGTAGTCGGAACGAGGACCTTTACTTTGACTTTATGTCAAATGCCGAATTGGGAAAATTCTTCCCTAGAGATTTTGGGCTGGTGATTCCATTCTACTTTAGCTACTCGAAACAAACTTCTACACCGGAGTACAATCCATTGAATCCCGATATTGAATTGAATTCGGCCTTGGCCAATCTTTCGAGAAACCAACAAGATTCGTTGTTAAGACTTGTACAGGACTATACGACCCGTAAAAGTTTTAGCCTCACGAATGTCCGCAAAATAAGAATGAACAATGAAAGACCGATCCGTCCTTGGGATATCGAAAATTTCAGTGCTACCTATGCTTTTTCAGCATACAACCACCGCGATTACTCAGTGGCTTCATCCATTCAAAAGAACTATCGTGCTGCTTTGGACTACAACTTTAGCAACTCGTCAGTAAAATTTATCGAGCCGTTAAAGAATGTTATCAAGTCTGACTATCTAAAGATTCTGAAGGACTTTAATTTTAATTTAATGCCATCGTTGATCAATTTTAGGGTCGATGTAAACAGAATATACAGTGAGAATACAATCCGAGACAATACATCGGACAATGTACTTCCGACGTTGTACAACAAAAACTTTGACATGAGCCGAATCTACGGCATCAGTTGGGATTTGACAAAATCCCTTCGTCTGGATTTCAATGCGACCAACTACTCCATCATTGACGAGCCAGATGGTCGAGTAAACGGTGTGAAGAGAGACACGATGTGGAACAATTTCTGGAAAATGGGACGCACAACGGACTACAATCACATGTTGAATATCGCCTACACATTACCTATATCTAAATTACCTTATCTGGATTGGGTCAATGTAATCACAAGATATGGGGCACAGTTCAATTGGCAAAGCGAGCCGTTGCTATCTCTAAGAAGCCCAGATATCAATATTGGTAATAGCATCCAAAACAACAGAACCATCCAAGTGAATCCGTCTTTGAATATGGTTGGTCTGTACAACAAATTTGGTTTCATCCGACGTAACTCTGGCCGTAACGCTAAAGGCTCAAATGCTTTCTTGGTTCAACTCTTGACTTCAATCCGTAAGATTGATGGGGCTTATACCAAAATAGAGGGGACTTATTTACCGGGATATCTACCAAAAACCAAAGCTTTCGGGTACGACTTTGATGCAAATGCTCCCGGTTGGGGATTTTTGTTTGGCAGCCAGAGCGATATCCTACAGCGAGCCATCAATAACGATTGGTTGTCTACAGACTCTATGCAAACACAAATGTTTACGCGATCATTTGCCGAGAATCTGTCCTTGGTTGCAAATCTAGAGCCTGTGAAGGGCCTCCGAATAGATTTGACTGCTGCTCGGACGGATAACTACAACTATACAGCTACTGTACAATTCAACAGTACTACAAATGCTTTTGAGAGTGTAACGCCATACACCACTGGAAATTACAGCATTACACAGATTGCAATCAGCACGGTATTTAAAGACCATCAAGCGCTATTCCAGAAGTTTGAAGAAAACAGAATGACCATATCGCATAGATTAGCCGAAATCAACCCTAACTCTGTGGGATCGGCAACTGACTTCTATGCTGATGGATACGGAAAAGCCCAACAGGATGTGGTTGTTAATTCTTTCTTGAGCACATACCTAGGAAAGAACATTAGTAAGGAAAAACTAAGCTCTACTCCTCGCTTCCCGCTTCCGAACTGGCGTATCAGTTACAACGGATTGAATAAAATCCCAGGACTTGAAGACATTTTTACATCCCTGACGGTATTGCACAGCTATGCATCACAATATACCATTAGCGGATACAATTCAGTCATCAGATACGAAGAAAAATCAGATGCTCCTAGCGCAAGAGATGTGAATGGTAACTTCTTGCCTGAGAACCAATTTCAACAGATTTCTATCATTGACCAATTTGTTCCATTACTTGGATTGGATGCAAGGTTTAAAAATAACCTCTCGGCAACATCAGAATACCGAAGAAACCGAAATTTGAATTTCAGTCTACAGAATAGCCAAATGGCCATGATGACTGAAGAAGCATTTGTATTGGGCATTGGATATAGAAAGAATAATTTCAGATTGCCGTTTGGATGGTTTAGCGATCGCAAGATGAACAGCGATCTGAATTTCAAATTGGATGTGGCAATTAACGATAGAAAAACAATGGTATATCGATCTGATTTGAATAGATCAGAGATATCTGCCGGAAACAAAAGTATCAGTTTCAACCCTACACTTGATTACATGATTAATCAGATGTACAATATTCGTTTGTTCTTGAACACCAACTCAGTCAAACCGTACACTTCGCAAAATTATGCTACATCGTACACCAACTTTGGCATCAATCTTCGAATCATGTTCCAATAG